Proteins from one Bacteroides mediterraneensis genomic window:
- a CDS encoding aldo/keto reductase — translation MTNKSSIVLGTWSWGTGVAGGDQVFGNHLGEKELRPVFEEAMKNGLNLWDSAVVYGMGASETLLSTFTREYPRNEVLVSTKFTPQIANEKAENPVEEMLEGSLSRFGTDYIDIYWIHNPADVERWTPYLAPLVKNGKIRRVGVSNHNLSQIKRAEEILSAEGVHVSAVQNHYSLLYRSSEKAGILDYCREHDIDFWAYMVLEQGALSGKYDTAHPLPLGSQRGETYNPMLPQIEDLVNVMRSVGSKLGVSPALVAIAWAIAKGTTPIIGVTKVGQIRDIVRALQVTLSQEDIRMIEYTAENTGVDTRGSWEMPMV, via the coding sequence ATGACAAATAAATCGTCAATAGTATTGGGTACCTGGTCGTGGGGCACAGGCGTAGCCGGTGGCGACCAGGTCTTTGGAAATCATCTTGGAGAAAAGGAATTGCGACCGGTCTTTGAGGAAGCAATGAAGAATGGCCTGAATCTGTGGGATTCGGCTGTAGTCTATGGCATGGGAGCGTCGGAAACCTTGCTTTCCACCTTCACCCGTGAGTATCCGCGTAATGAGGTGCTCGTTTCCACCAAGTTTACGCCCCAGATTGCTAATGAGAAGGCTGAAAATCCCGTGGAAGAGATGCTGGAAGGAAGCCTGAGCCGTTTTGGTACTGATTATATCGATATCTACTGGATTCACAATCCGGCTGACGTAGAGCGCTGGACTCCTTATCTGGCGCCGCTGGTGAAAAACGGGAAAATCCGCCGCGTGGGCGTTTCCAATCATAATCTGTCACAGATCAAGCGTGCGGAAGAAATCCTTTCCGCGGAAGGCGTACATGTATCTGCCGTGCAGAACCATTACAGTCTGCTTTACCGCTCGTCTGAAAAGGCTGGCATCCTGGATTACTGCCGTGAGCATGACATTGACTTTTGGGCCTACATGGTGTTGGAACAGGGAGCTTTAAGCGGGAAGTATGATACGGCTCACCCTTTGCCCCTGGGAAGCCAACGTGGCGAAACCTATAATCCGATGTTGCCTCAGATAGAAGATTTGGTCAATGTGATGCGCTCAGTCGGTTCCAAACTGGGTGTGTCTCCGGCTTTGGTCGCTATAGCCTGGGCAATAGCCAAAGGTACGACTCCAATTATAGGGGTGACTAAAGTAGGACAGATCCGGGATATAGTCCGTGCCCTTCAAGTAACTCTTTCACAGGAGGATATAAGAATGATTGAGTATACGGCAGAAAACACGGGTGTTGATACACGAGGCTCGTGGGAAATGCCAATGGTTTGA